A section of the Candidatus Neomarinimicrobiota bacterium genome encodes:
- a CDS encoding sulfatase-like hydrolase/transferase — MNLKIINSIFLLGLFWVSSCAKETPPNIVLIFTDDQGYADVGIYGAKGYKTPNLDQMAAEGMRFTDFHVSQAVCSASRAALLTGCYSERVSVQGAYNHTSRAGLNPDEETIAEILKKEGYATGIFGKWHLGHHEKFLPLQQGFDEYLGLPYSNDMWPVHYDGTSLINAKHTKSFYPVLPLIEDNKKIGEIRTLEDQGTLTTRYTERAVSFIKKNKDNPFFLYLPHSMPHVPLGVSDKFKGKSEQGMYGDVMMEIDWSVGEILKALKDNGLDENTLVVFTSDNGPWMNYGKHAGSALPLREGKGAMWEGGARVPVIMRWPGKIPQGIISDQLAATIDILPTIADITGADLPEKKIDGLSFKSHLLGNSDKTPRNNYNYYYAGELVAVRQGKWKLTFPHEYRSYLGVEPGKDGFPGKYAKGKAGIELYNLENDISESNNVANQHPDIVSRLKAFGQNTRQELGDRLTQTKGNGVRPPGRLDPERPPEERNVKHKGIGKNITIKNAFSTRYTAGGKNATIDGLRGSLNFRDEIWQGYQSVDFEAILDLGKMMPINEVSISFLQNQSSWIFFPKEVKIEISKNGQSFEVIKNELLSTEISLSHEIKEILVSNSSLVKFIKVTAKNVSICPEWHPGSGGKAWLFLDEIVVK; from the coding sequence ATGAATCTAAAAATAATCAATTCAATATTTCTATTGGGCCTTTTTTGGGTATCATCTTGTGCTAAGGAAACACCACCCAATATTGTGCTAATTTTTACCGATGATCAGGGATATGCGGATGTGGGTATTTACGGTGCCAAGGGATACAAAACTCCAAACCTAGATCAAATGGCAGCCGAAGGAATGCGATTTACAGATTTTCATGTATCTCAAGCTGTGTGCAGCGCGTCTCGTGCTGCCTTACTTACGGGATGTTATTCTGAACGGGTTTCTGTGCAAGGCGCATATAACCATACGTCTCGTGCTGGACTTAATCCGGATGAAGAAACGATTGCTGAAATTCTTAAAAAAGAGGGATATGCAACAGGCATTTTCGGAAAATGGCATTTGGGCCATCATGAAAAATTTCTCCCTCTCCAACAGGGATTTGATGAATATCTAGGGTTACCTTATTCCAATGATATGTGGCCGGTCCATTATGATGGAACATCCTTGATCAATGCAAAACATACTAAAAGTTTTTATCCCGTTTTGCCCCTTATAGAGGATAATAAAAAAATAGGTGAGATTCGCACTCTTGAAGATCAAGGGACTTTAACAACGCGATATACTGAACGTGCTGTATCTTTTATTAAGAAAAATAAGGATAATCCATTTTTTCTTTATTTGCCACATTCAATGCCCCATGTACCTTTGGGTGTCTCTGATAAGTTTAAAGGAAAAAGCGAACAGGGGATGTATGGCGATGTGATGATGGAAATCGATTGGTCCGTAGGCGAAATCCTAAAAGCACTCAAAGACAATGGTCTTGATGAAAATACATTGGTTGTTTTTACCAGTGATAATGGTCCATGGATGAATTATGGGAAACACGCTGGTTCAGCATTGCCGCTTCGTGAAGGTAAAGGTGCCATGTGGGAAGGGGGCGCTCGTGTCCCTGTAATAATGCGTTGGCCTGGCAAAATTCCCCAAGGTATTATTTCTGACCAACTGGCGGCAACTATTGATATTCTGCCAACAATTGCAGATATCACTGGAGCAGATCTCCCAGAGAAAAAGATTGATGGATTAAGTTTTAAATCACATTTGTTGGGTAACTCTGACAAAACACCAAGGAACAATTATAATTATTATTACGCAGGTGAATTGGTGGCGGTGCGTCAGGGAAAATGGAAATTGACTTTTCCCCATGAATATCGTTCTTATCTTGGGGTTGAACCGGGGAAAGATGGTTTTCCCGGGAAGTATGCCAAGGGTAAGGCAGGCATTGAATTATACAATCTTGAAAATGATATTAGTGAATCCAATAATGTGGCGAATCAACACCCGGATATTGTTTCGCGGTTAAAAGCATTCGGCCAAAATACTCGACAAGAATTGGGAGATCGATTGACCCAAACGAAGGGGAATGGTGTGCGTCCACCGGGACGGTTGGATCCTGAAAGACCACCGGAAGAAAGAAATGTGAAGCACAAGGGAATTGGGAAAAATATCACAATTAAAAATGCTTTCAGCACCAGATATACGGCAGGTGGAAAAAATGCTACTATAGATGGCTTAAGGGGATCACTCAATTTTCGAGATGAAATTTGGCAGGGTTATCAATCAGTTGATTTTGAAGCTATTTTAGATCTCGGAAAAATGATGCCAATCAATGAAGTGAGTATCAGTTTTCTTCAAAATCAGAGTTCATGGATATTTTTTCCGAAAGAAGTAAAAATTGAAATTTCTAAAAATGGACAATCTTTTGAAGTGATTAAAAATGAACTGCTTAGTACTGAAATCTCTCTTTCCCATGAAATCAAAGAAATCTTAGTGTCAAATTCAAGTTTGGTAAAATTTATCAAGGTAACGGCAAAAAACGTATCTATCTGTCCTGAATGGCATCCCGGGTCTGGTGGGAAGGCTTGGCTTTTTTTGGATGAAATAGTTGTTAAATAA
- a CDS encoding family 20 glycosylhydrolase — protein sequence MKKILIISIVVVTAFGFRNSIGKNIGKDISIIPKPQQMVKNAYYFKLNKQTKIIVPNDKDVSDIGQILSDYLSPATGFNFAVEVMNKEKNYNAIQLAIVTTPDTLGREGYILSVGKNGITLKANQPTGLFRGIQTIRQLLPTEIENISSRNSRWNIPSVEIVDKPRFPWRGMLLDCGRHFMEKDFIKRYIDLLAYHKMNTLHWHLTEDQGWRIEIKKYPKLTEVGAWRTQPDGSNYGGYYTQDDVKEIVAYAQSRHINVIPEIELPGHSRAALAAYPQFSCTGGPFEVASIWGVHKDVYCAGNDQTFSFIEDILSEVIDLFPGKYIHIGGDESPKDRWQDCPKCQARIKNEGLTDEHELQSYFIKRIEKFLNSKGRQVIGWDEILEGGLAPGATVQSWRGIEGGIAAAKQGHDVIMSPTSHAYFDYDVSTTDLRQVYTFNPIPKELTLEESKHVLGGECNMWTERAPQELVDSKMFPRMLAMAEVLWSDPNGRDYEEFYDRVETHYERLDYLGVTYGSVARPIFIRPSFDIKTKQIFVNIETGERGLSIRYTTDSNEPTILSKRFKNRITVKETTTLKSAAFKNGRQYGSTVTQKIDHHLGVGSPISLKNIYSSKYSGTGEYGSLDGIRGSTNFRDGTWQGFEYSDFNAVIDLGIEKELNSIEARFLQNNNSWIFMPKAVEFALSTDGKYFDTVYIDHNDISPKTTEAVLKDFKTKMNGRKARYVRVHAKNRGTCPEWHPGAGGKAWLFVDEIVIR from the coding sequence ATGAAAAAAATATTAATAATTAGTATAGTGGTAGTGACCGCATTTGGTTTTCGTAATTCTATTGGGAAAAATATAGGGAAGGATATTTCAATTATTCCAAAGCCTCAACAAATGGTAAAGAATGCGTACTATTTTAAGCTGAATAAACAGACAAAGATTATAGTTCCAAATGATAAAGACGTATCAGATATTGGTCAAATATTATCGGATTATTTATCGCCGGCCACTGGATTTAATTTCGCAGTTGAAGTGATGAATAAAGAAAAAAATTACAATGCTATTCAATTGGCCATTGTGACAACCCCTGATACTTTAGGAAGGGAAGGATACATTCTTTCTGTGGGGAAAAATGGAATAACCCTTAAAGCGAATCAACCAACAGGGCTTTTCAGGGGTATTCAAACTATTAGGCAATTGCTGCCCACAGAAATTGAAAATATATCTTCAAGAAATTCTAGATGGAATATTCCCAGTGTGGAAATTGTAGACAAACCACGATTCCCTTGGCGTGGAATGCTGTTGGATTGCGGCCGTCATTTTATGGAAAAAGATTTCATAAAACGCTACATTGACCTTTTGGCTTATCATAAAATGAATACACTTCATTGGCATTTAACAGAAGACCAAGGATGGCGGATTGAAATAAAAAAATATCCAAAACTGACCGAAGTTGGCGCTTGGCGAACCCAGCCCGATGGCTCAAATTATGGTGGATATTATACCCAAGACGATGTGAAAGAAATTGTTGCTTACGCACAATCCCGTCACATTAATGTTATCCCCGAGATCGAACTCCCTGGTCACTCAAGAGCCGCCCTTGCAGCTTACCCTCAATTTTCATGCACAGGTGGGCCCTTCGAAGTGGCGTCCATTTGGGGTGTGCATAAGGATGTCTATTGTGCTGGGAATGATCAAACATTTTCATTTATTGAAGATATTCTCTCAGAAGTCATTGACCTATTTCCAGGAAAATATATCCATATTGGTGGTGATGAGAGCCCCAAAGATCGATGGCAAGATTGTCCTAAATGCCAAGCGCGGATAAAGAATGAAGGTCTTACAGATGAACATGAACTGCAAAGCTACTTCATTAAACGAATTGAAAAATTTTTAAATTCAAAAGGCCGACAAGTAATTGGATGGGATGAAATCCTAGAAGGTGGATTGGCTCCTGGCGCTACAGTGCAATCCTGGCGCGGTATTGAAGGGGGAATTGCGGCGGCAAAACAGGGGCATGATGTCATCATGTCGCCCACCTCCCATGCATACTTCGATTATGATGTTTCTACAACGGATTTACGCCAAGTTTATACTTTTAACCCAATCCCCAAAGAACTAACATTAGAAGAATCAAAACATGTTCTCGGTGGCGAGTGCAATATGTGGACTGAACGGGCGCCCCAAGAATTGGTAGACAGTAAAATGTTTCCACGTATGTTGGCGATGGCAGAAGTGCTATGGTCAGATCCAAATGGCCGAGATTATGAAGAATTTTATGATCGTGTAGAAACACATTATGAAAGACTAGATTATTTAGGTGTTACTTATGGTTCTGTTGCTCGACCCATTTTTATTCGGCCATCTTTTGATATTAAGACAAAACAAATATTTGTTAATATTGAAACTGGAGAGCGTGGGTTGAGTATTCGATATACAACTGATAGTAATGAACCCACAATTCTCTCCAAAAGATTTAAAAATCGGATAACAGTAAAAGAGACGACAACCCTTAAATCGGCTGCTTTTAAAAATGGTCGTCAATATGGGTCAACTGTTACACAGAAAATTGATCATCATTTGGGAGTGGGAAGCCCCATCTCACTCAAAAATATATATTCTTCAAAATATTCAGGTACCGGTGAATATGGTTCCTTGGATGGTATAAGAGGATCAACCAATTTTAGGGACGGCACCTGGCAGGGGTTTGAATATTCAGATTTTAATGCTGTAATTGACCTGGGGATTGAAAAGGAATTGAATTCTATTGAAGCACGATTCCTTCAAAATAATAATTCATGGATATTTATGCCAAAGGCAGTTGAATTTGCTCTTTCCACCGATGGTAAATATTTTGATACAGTCTATATTGATCATAATGATATTTCACCAAAAACAACAGAAGCAGTGTTAAAAGACTTCAAAACAAAAATGAATGGCCGAAAAGCTCGTTACGTTAGGGTCCATGCCAAAAATCGTGGCACTTGCCCAGAGTGGCATCCCGGAGCGGGTGGTAAAGCTTGGCTTTTTGTGGATGAGATTGTAATTAGATAA
- a CDS encoding sugar MFS transporter, producing the protein MTKNKYLFPFIALTSLFFLWGFITVLVDFLIPRLKEIFTLTYFQAGLVQFAFFMAYFLLSIPAGFILSKIGYKKGIILGLLTMALGCFLFYPAAEFRTFSIFLMAYFILAGGMTILQVAANPFVAVLGDANGASSRLNLAQAFNSLGTAIAPAIGASFLLSDTIKSSTEINLLSELEKTAYYLSEAVAVQSPFVLLSMSILALAVLFAFVKLPTVIKAVSNSGYREVLKNKVLVMGAFAILVYVGAEVAIGSYLVNYFIDMDMHTIIQSTPWMNIIASNILNTNLVSLDKRAIVGAFVTFYWSGAMIGRFIGAYLTKIFSPSKVLSFFAIGALLLIITSMNTVGIISMWSILAVGLFNSIMFPTIFTLSIKDVGELKPQASGILCTMIVGGAIIPPLYGFCTDLAGFKIAFLLLLICYGYIYYFAKSTSKNLA; encoded by the coding sequence ATGACAAAAAACAAATACCTTTTTCCATTTATAGCACTTACTTCACTCTTCTTTTTGTGGGGTTTTATAACTGTTTTAGTAGATTTTTTAATCCCCAGATTAAAAGAGATTTTTACCCTTACTTATTTTCAAGCTGGGCTAGTGCAGTTCGCTTTTTTTATGGCTTACTTTTTACTCTCTATTCCGGCAGGGTTTATCCTTTCCAAAATTGGGTATAAAAAAGGAATCATTTTAGGCTTACTTACCATGGCCTTGGGGTGTTTCTTATTTTATCCTGCTGCTGAATTCCGAACATTCAGTATTTTTTTAATGGCTTATTTTATTTTGGCTGGAGGAATGACTATTTTACAAGTGGCTGCCAATCCTTTTGTAGCAGTTTTAGGAGATGCTAATGGAGCATCAAGCCGACTGAATTTAGCACAAGCATTCAATTCCTTAGGAACAGCAATTGCTCCTGCAATTGGAGCTTCCTTTTTATTGAGCGATACCATTAAATCATCAACAGAAATTAACCTGCTAAGCGAGTTAGAAAAAACCGCCTACTATTTATCAGAAGCAGTGGCAGTACAATCTCCATTTGTATTACTTTCAATGTCCATTCTTGCTTTAGCGGTACTCTTTGCATTTGTAAAGTTACCAACCGTAATAAAAGCGGTAAGCAATAGTGGCTACCGAGAGGTACTCAAAAACAAAGTATTAGTAATGGGCGCTTTTGCTATTTTGGTATATGTTGGTGCAGAAGTTGCGATAGGCAGTTATTTGGTAAATTATTTTATAGATATGGATATGCACACCATCATACAAAGCACGCCTTGGATGAACATTATAGCAAGCAATATCCTAAATACCAATTTAGTTTCTCTAGACAAAAGAGCTATTGTAGGAGCATTTGTCACTTTTTATTGGAGTGGTGCCATGATTGGGAGATTCATTGGAGCCTACTTAACCAAGATTTTTTCTCCATCAAAAGTACTTTCCTTTTTTGCGATTGGAGCGCTTCTACTAATTATTACCTCCATGAATACAGTTGGGATAATTTCTATGTGGAGCATTCTTGCGGTTGGTCTATTCAACTCCATTATGTTTCCAACAATTTTTACTTTGTCCATTAAAGATGTTGGAGAATTAAAACCTCAAGCATCAGGGATATTATGTACTATGATTGTTGGAGGTGCAATCATTCCTCCATTATATGGTTTTTGTACGGACTTAGCAGGATTTAAAATTGCCTTTTTATTACTGCTTATTTGTTACGGTTATATCTATTATTTTGCCAAATCCACTTCAAAAAATTTAGCCTAA
- a CDS encoding LUD domain-containing protein: protein MTDRYPDIKMIYSCVGSLGSKRITPETISNPHNLNSPELAVVDGLFGVAENVAIWVTVEQSGHRVLSFIAKYLVILLERESIVTDMHEAYGNIDLNQVPYGTFISGPSKTADIEHEPVMGAQGARSHTEVLT, encoded by the coding sequence ATGACTGATAGATATCCCGATATTAAAATGATTTATTCTTGTGTTGGTAGTCTTGGATCAAAAAGAATAACACCAGAAACAATATCTAATCCCCACAATCTTAATTCACCGGAATTGGCAGTTGTTGATGGATTATTCGGTGTGGCTGAAAATGTAGCAATATGGGTAACGGTAGAACAATCGGGTCATCGCGTCTTATCATTTATTGCGAAATATTTAGTCATTTTATTGGAGCGAGAATCTATCGTAACTGACATGCATGAGGCGTATGGTAATATTGATTTAAATCAAGTGCCCTATGGCACTTTTATCTCCGGCCCGTCAAAGACTGCAGACATAGAACATGAGCCAGTAATGGGCGCTCAAGGTGCAAGGTCTCACACGGAGGTATTAACCTAA
- a CDS encoding sulfatase — MKKVVIIWFSLILYSCNKEINPPNIVLFLVDDLGWQDTSVPFWSDTTHFNKRYNTPNMERLAKEGMKFTQAYATSVCSPTRVSLMTGMNTARHRVTNWTLQKDKIQPMEVNHLDLDFPRWNMNGITPDSSIKNAIHATTLPSILKENGYKTIHVGKAHFGAIGTPAADPLNIGFDVNIAGHAAGGPGSYHGKRNFSAEWRGGTNTWDVPGLEKYHGSETNLTEALTMEAIDVMDNAYESKQPFFLYMSHYTVHTPIESDDRFLHKYIDQGLHPTEAKYASMVESMDQSLGDLMDYLEDKNLVQNTIIIFMSDNGGLSAVARGGEKHSHNYPLSSGKGSAREGGIREPMIVKWPGVVDAGSTSHNYLIIEDFFPTILFMAGIKNFETVQPIDGQSFIPMLKQIVTTSTDRPLVWHYPNEWGPSGPGIGATSTIRKGDWKMIYYHLDQSFELFNLKADISETDNLMEKEPEKLKELAKELTDYLINVDAQMPSHKKTGIQIPFPLEILSNNKKTIQL, encoded by the coding sequence ATGAAAAAAGTTGTTATTATTTGGTTCAGTTTGATCCTTTATTCCTGCAATAAGGAAATTAACCCACCCAACATCGTCCTCTTCTTGGTAGATGACTTGGGTTGGCAGGATACGTCCGTTCCATTCTGGAGTGACACCACCCATTTTAACAAAAGATACAATACCCCCAATATGGAGCGGTTGGCGAAAGAAGGGATGAAATTCACCCAAGCCTATGCTACTAGTGTTTGTTCACCCACTCGCGTGAGCTTAATGACAGGCATGAATACAGCTCGGCATCGGGTGACGAATTGGACACTCCAAAAGGATAAGATTCAACCGATGGAGGTGAACCATCTAGACCTTGATTTCCCAAGGTGGAATATGAACGGGATCACGCCTGACTCTTCCATAAAAAATGCAATCCATGCAACTACATTACCCTCAATCCTTAAAGAAAATGGTTATAAAACAATCCATGTTGGTAAAGCCCATTTTGGTGCCATTGGTACACCTGCGGCAGATCCATTAAATATCGGTTTCGATGTAAATATTGCTGGCCATGCAGCAGGCGGTCCCGGGAGTTATCATGGTAAACGAAATTTCAGCGCTGAATGGCGGGGAGGCACCAACACCTGGGATGTGCCTGGACTTGAGAAATACCATGGTTCAGAAACAAACCTTACTGAAGCGTTAACAATGGAAGCCATAGATGTAATGGACAATGCTTATGAATCCAAACAACCATTCTTTTTATATATGTCCCATTATACGGTTCACACCCCAATTGAATCGGATGACCGGTTTCTTCATAAATATATTGATCAAGGACTGCACCCCACGGAAGCAAAATATGCATCCATGGTGGAAAGTATGGACCAAAGTTTAGGTGACCTCATGGATTACCTTGAGGATAAAAATCTTGTTCAAAATACGATTATTATTTTTATGTCGGATAACGGTGGCCTAAGTGCTGTCGCTCGTGGTGGGGAAAAGCATTCCCATAATTATCCACTTTCCAGTGGAAAAGGATCAGCTAGAGAAGGGGGCATCCGTGAGCCCATGATTGTGAAATGGCCTGGAGTGGTTGACGCGGGATCTACCAGTCATAATTATTTAATTATTGAAGATTTTTTTCCAACCATTTTATTTATGGCGGGGATCAAGAATTTCGAAACAGTTCAACCTATAGATGGACAAAGTTTTATACCAATGCTGAAACAAATTGTTACAACATCAACTGATCGACCTTTGGTCTGGCATTATCCAAATGAATGGGGACCCTCCGGACCAGGGATTGGTGCAACCAGCACAATTCGGAAAGGGGATTGGAAAATGATTTATTATCATTTGGATCAGAGCTTTGAATTATTCAACCTGAAAGCCGATATTAGCGAAACAGATAATTTGATGGAAAAAGAACCGGAAAAGTTGAAAGAATTGGCTAAAGAGTTAACCGATTATTTGATTAATGTAGATGCACAAATGCCATCACATAAGAAAACAGGTATACAAATTCCATTCCCATTAGAAATCCTATCAAATAATAAGAAAACAATACAATTATGA
- a CDS encoding alpha-L-fucosidase produces MKKIILLLSVFLFSCQTKIVAPPEPVYPLPSQRQLNWQELEFYAFIHFNMNTFTDMEWGSGGESPSQFNPTNLDSRQWAKTFKDAGMRGIIITAKHHDGFCLWPSKYTEHSVKNSPWRNGQGDLIRELADACKEFGLKLGIYYSPWDRNHADYGKQEYLTYMRNQLNELLTNYGDIFEVWFDGANGGTGYYGGANEERRVDKRGYYDWGKTFALVRELQPNAVIFGDAGLDVRWVGNERGFAYPTTWSNLMRDSVYAGMPEYSKMYSAGQENGSHWVPAEVDVSIRPGWYYHPEQDDKVKLLPKLMDIYYESVGRNGSLLLNFPVDIRGIVHENDAKQLKKMAEQIRKDFAFDLVKGKNVSATNFRGDGYEPKLVVDGKKDSYWTTEDNVIQSSLTIEFEEKTTFNRFMIQEYIQLGQRVKSFSIEVKNEVGWKEIDRQTTIGYKRILRFSDEIGTAIRINIFDAKACPAISNVEVYHAPELIDE; encoded by the coding sequence ATGAAAAAGATTATTTTACTATTATCTGTTTTTCTATTCAGCTGCCAAACTAAAATAGTTGCGCCGCCAGAACCGGTCTATCCTTTACCGTCCCAGAGGCAATTGAATTGGCAGGAATTAGAATTTTATGCATTCATCCATTTTAATATGAATACTTTTACCGATATGGAATGGGGTAGCGGTGGCGAAAGTCCTTCTCAATTTAATCCCACTAATTTGGATAGTCGTCAATGGGCAAAAACATTTAAAGATGCGGGAATGAGAGGCATCATCATTACGGCTAAACATCATGATGGTTTCTGTCTTTGGCCATCAAAATATACCGAACACTCCGTAAAAAATTCCCCATGGAGAAATGGTCAAGGTGACCTTATTCGCGAATTGGCGGATGCTTGTAAGGAATTCGGATTAAAGTTGGGCATTTATTATTCACCTTGGGACAGGAATCATGCTGACTATGGCAAACAGGAATATTTGACTTACATGCGCAATCAGTTGAATGAATTACTAACTAATTACGGTGATATTTTTGAAGTATGGTTTGACGGCGCCAATGGTGGTACAGGGTATTACGGTGGTGCTAACGAGGAGAGACGAGTAGATAAAAGGGGATATTACGATTGGGGAAAAACCTTTGCACTTGTTAGAGAACTTCAGCCTAATGCAGTCATTTTTGGTGATGCTGGACTGGATGTCCGATGGGTGGGAAATGAAAGAGGATTTGCCTATCCAACCACATGGTCCAATCTCATGCGGGATTCGGTTTATGCTGGTATGCCTGAATATTCAAAAATGTATTCGGCAGGGCAGGAGAATGGCTCCCATTGGGTACCAGCAGAGGTGGATGTATCCATCCGACCGGGATGGTATTACCACCCGGAGCAGGATGATAAAGTCAAATTATTGCCAAAGCTCATGGATATTTATTATGAATCTGTGGGACGGAATGGATCATTGTTGCTGAATTTCCCAGTAGATATACGTGGAATAGTTCATGAGAATGATGCGAAACAATTAAAGAAAATGGCTGAGCAAATTCGTAAAGATTTTGCGTTTGATTTAGTAAAAGGGAAAAATGTTTCCGCCACAAATTTTCGTGGGGATGGGTATGAACCTAAATTGGTAGTTGATGGTAAAAAAGACTCTTATTGGACAACAGAAGACAATGTTATTCAATCCAGTTTAACGATTGAATTCGAAGAAAAAACCACATTTAATCGATTTATGATTCAGGAATATATCCAACTCGGGCAGCGCGTGAAATCATTTTCAATTGAAGTCAAGAATGAAGTGGGATGGAAAGAAATCGATCGCCAGACAACGATTGGCTATAAACGAATTCTAAGATTTTCTGATGAAATAGGAACAGCTATTCGCATCAATATTTTTGATGCAAAGGCATGCCCCGCTATTTCGAATGTCGAAGTTTACCATGCGCCGGAATTAATCGATGAATAG
- a CDS encoding sulfatase, which translates to MNRKKTILILWSLLVAFFHVSCMKGQAPKRPNIIFIMTDDHSYQTLSAYDDRFIQTPNLDRIAKEGVLFMNSFVANSICAPSRATILTGKYSHKNGQLDNRTRFDSSQVTFPKLLRDSGYETAIVGKWHLRSEPTGFDHWEVLIGQGDYYNSDFIKNGEHKSSEGYVTDVITDKSINWLKNRNKEKPFSLLVHHKATHRIWMPDTALFDLFKGVDFEIPGNFFDNYEGREAAAAHIMGIDKDMDLVYDLKMLDEGELQTKYRKSYERIIAQLSPVQRKAWDNYYQPILDEFKNADLKGKALALWKYQRYMQDYLQCVQSVDNNVGRLLDYLDESGLAENTIVVYTSDQGFYMGEHGWFDKRFMYEESLRTPLLMRFPDEYGIRGSKIALMVQNIDYAPTLLDYAGIEIPEEMQGLSMKPILEGESIQWRDAIYYHYYEFPNEHGVKMHYGIRTDRYKLIHFYEDIDVWELYDLENDPSEMKNIYSDSDYIDIIKMLKIKLNDLEKNIGVDI; encoded by the coding sequence ATGAATAGAAAAAAAACAATATTAATCCTTTGGTCTCTTTTAGTTGCATTTTTTCACGTGTCTTGTATGAAGGGGCAAGCACCAAAACGACCCAATATCATTTTCATTATGACAGATGACCATTCCTACCAAACGTTGAGTGCGTATGATGATCGATTTATTCAAACTCCCAATCTAGATCGCATCGCCAAAGAGGGCGTTCTATTCATGAATAGTTTTGTAGCCAATTCAATCTGCGCCCCTAGTCGCGCCACCATTCTTACGGGTAAATATAGTCACAAAAATGGGCAATTGGATAACCGGACTCGTTTTGATAGTAGCCAGGTAACATTCCCAAAACTATTGCGCGACTCGGGGTATGAAACAGCTATTGTTGGGAAATGGCATTTACGCAGTGAGCCTACAGGGTTTGACCATTGGGAAGTATTGATTGGCCAAGGAGATTATTATAATTCCGATTTTATTAAGAATGGTGAACATAAAAGTTCTGAAGGTTACGTTACGGACGTTATTACTGATAAAAGTATCAATTGGCTAAAGAATCGAAATAAAGAAAAGCCATTTTCACTCCTTGTTCATCATAAGGCAACACACCGAATCTGGATGCCAGATACGGCCCTTTTTGATTTATTCAAAGGTGTTGATTTTGAAATCCCTGGAAACTTTTTTGATAATTATGAGGGTAGAGAAGCCGCCGCCGCCCATATTATGGGAATTGATAAAGACATGGATTTAGTCTATGATCTAAAAATGCTAGATGAGGGAGAGCTGCAAACCAAATATAGAAAATCCTATGAAAGGATTATTGCACAACTTTCACCAGTCCAGCGAAAAGCTTGGGATAATTATTATCAACCGATCCTTGATGAATTCAAAAATGCAGATTTAAAAGGGAAAGCGTTGGCCCTGTGGAAATACCAAAGGTATATGCAAGATTACCTTCAGTGTGTTCAATCGGTAGATAATAATGTGGGCAGATTATTGGACTATTTGGATGAAAGCGGTTTAGCTGAAAATACAATTGTTGTTTATACATCGGACCAAGGCTTTTACATGGGTGAACATGGTTGGTTCGATAAACGTTTTATGTATGAGGAATCTTTGCGAACTCCATTGCTTATGCGATTTCCCGATGAGTATGGTATCCGAGGCAGTAAGATAGCCCTAATGGTTCAAAATATTGATTATGCCCCCACCTTGCTCGATTACGCAGGCATTGAAATTCCTGAGGAGATGCAAGGCCTTTCAATGAAACCAATACTGGAGGGTGAATCAATCCAATGGCGCGATGCGATCTATTACCATTATTATGAATTTCCCAATGAGCATGGTGTTAAAATGCATTATGGGATTCGAACCGATCGATATAAACTGATTCATTTTTATGAAGATATTGACGTATGGGAGTTGTACGATTTGGAAAATGATCCAAGTGAAATGAAGAATATTTATAGTGATTCTGATTACATTGATATAATAAAAATGCTAAAAATAAAATTGAATGATTTGGAAAAAAACATTGGTGTAGATATTTAG